In one window of Deltaproteobacteria bacterium DNA:
- a CDS encoding VOC family protein has product MARPRIRHIAINTHDRDKVAEYYKEHFGLEEKSRGPNGTIYLSDGYVDVALISSPNLPYGIHHFGFVVDSVKAVEDSTQATASANTYGAIAESWITDPEDNRVDVSEHGWPV; this is encoded by the coding sequence ATGGCACGGCCCAGGATACGGCACATCGCCATCAACACTCACGACCGCGACAAGGTGGCGGAATACTACAAGGAGCATTTCGGCCTGGAGGAGAAGAGCCGGGGGCCCAACGGCACCATCTACCTCTCCGACGGGTACGTCGACGTGGCCCTGATCAGCAGTCCGAACCTGCCCTACGGCATCCACCACTTCGGCTTCGTGGTGGACAGCGTCAAGGCGGTGGAGGATTCGACGCAGGCCACCGCCAGCGCCAACACCTACGGCGCCATCGCGGAGAGCTGGATCACCGATCCCGAGGACAACCGCGTGGACGTCTCCGAGCACGGCTGGCCCGTCTGA